CGATAATCCAACACAATTTCGTTCTTTCACGGAACCTAATATATTAACAAACCGTACAAATGAAGACCCATTCGCCAATTCAGTGCACTCACATTCACAAAATCAACGGGATAAAAATTTATCTGTCAACGAACTTGTTACATTTCCCGATAAAGGTGAGGCTTTCAGAACTATTGAACCTGATGATAGATATAATTTGGAAATTAAGCAATTGTCTTGTGGGGAATCTGAGCAAACGTTGGAAAGTCGACAGAAGGATGtaaatgacgtaacaatgcaaaGTTTAGCAATAGGGAAAAATGGCCTCGAACATCCACCAAAGGGAGACGATGACGGTGGAGAACAGAAATTGGCCGCCTCAGAGAATATGTCCATTAACGAAATAATAACTGAACAAATAACTCACAAAATAGAGCCCAAAAATATGGCGCCGAATGAACCACTACAAAACGATCCAACATCGACGAAAAATAGACTATCGGAAGATTTGAGCAATCCTGTGAACATTTGCATATGCAGTCCACAAGAAGATGACCTGACAGAAAATGTGACGTCAACGGTACAAGCAAGTTCGACGACACCATTATCAAATGTCGAAAAAGAAGGCTGCTGTTCAAAATGTTGGAGATATGATAAAGATGTTTCGTGGTACATGTGCAGTGGAAAGGGTTTCTGTTGGAAGGTAgtttttgactatttttgtatttaccaTTCAAAAAATGCTCATCGATTAATGATAATATCGTTTTCAGATCCTTTTAGCTCCAATACTTCTCGTCATCGGTCCGTTTGTGTGGATAATTTGCCTCTTCAAGATAAACGACAAGGCATCAGAATGCTGGGGAAATTGCTGGAAATGGGATAACACCGAATATTGGTTTAGTTGCAAGgtaattttaaatgaatacaattttaagtctcgatttttttttacagttttcaaACTTCTCTATACACTTATTTCTTAGGGAAAAGGGACTGGCTGGATATTTCTACTGATACCAATTTACATTCTTCTTGGTCCTCTAATCATCATCTTCACTATGCTGACTGTATTTGTGTTAGCTTGTTGCGGCGATTCGGTGAAAAAGAAGTCAGCTTCGACCAGAAATAGAAACTCTATGCACAGAACTGTCAACGCACCGAGTCCCGTAAGGATACAGCAGCCGTCAACTCGTCTCTATGGCAATGATCCAACGTTAAGGGTCCAAGCCCACGACAGGTCAAGTCGGAATTTACCACCAAGAAAAAGCAATTCTCGAAATGCACAAAGTCCACGGACATTTTAGGCTTCATTATCTATATATTTTAATCATCTAACACTACAGCATTGATATTTTAACCTAAGCGCTTGATTCTCGTTCCTGGCAGAGATGAATACATTTCAAACCACAGAACTGCTCTATTCAAGATCAGCTGGAAATAGTGGACTGCAAAAACCAACTTTAGACTACGCTCAACGAGGAGGTTTTGCCTATGTAGCATCCCTGATTATATTCAACGTTTCTAACGTGTTTTTTCATGAAAAGGTGTATCTTAGggcatataaaaataaatatatatatataccaaaactAGCAATTATTCAACTTTCAAAATGTGTTGAATGTGATCACACTGATGTCGCTAGCAAATGTTGTGCAGTCATCGTTTCGATACTACTGTACTTTTACTGTAGTCTCGCAGAAGCCTCGTTCCTCACTGTTTTATGATGCCCAGGGCCAATTTTTGATAATGATGCCCCTCTCATCTAACTTCTAAAATAATTCGAGGGTCGAGGGatgaacaaattatagatgtaggtaggctatatatatatatacatgaatgAATAAGTAATGGTCAATTAATAGTGAAATCAATCAGTTACAGGCTATACACGTATTGTCAGtttttacttaaaaaaaaacatgtgtAATAACGCGAGCTACACAAATTGGGTCTGTTGCCCCTTACAACATGCTGCTTTGTCTGGCTACCCTTATGGCCCTCCACTGCCTAACAGGCCACGAGTCTATGGACAAAGCTTATATTTTAGAAGGCAAAAACAGCGTACTCGACATTCGCTAACAAGTTTACTCTGCAATCTCAATCACTTGCTTAAAAAATAACACACGGAGCGGATGGTTGAACTTATCATTTTCGAGAGATAAAAATCAGTATCACAAGTAAACTGATGAGTGTAGAATTAATTTGAGATTTTCGCTCAACTAGATAGCCTTGCACATAATATTCAGAACTCGaacattcaaataaattgatGTAACATGAATTCTTTCGTATTGATTCTGTCTGATGGAAGGGATTCGAAACTGGGGGGACACGGGTCGTCAACCTTTAGCATTAAAAGAGCCATTCGGCATCATTTCCACCATACTTAAACCTACTGGGAGCCACAACATCCACTCTAATGTGGCCGTCAAAACCCTCGGAAACCACTTATCATGCAATAATGggacctcttgaagtatgtgcatcaagatggcgcacaacctgaacatagcatgtgtaccaggttagggttcggaTTGTGCGCCATCATCTATTTGACGGACTTGTATCGCCTTAATGGGATCCATTTTTATCGCTCCCGGCTTATACTTTGATAAGTATTTAGCCCTACGCCCCTCTTTTTATTTAATCCGCTGTTAACAAAAAATGCTGTAACCACTTTGATTCACGGGAGCCAGAACTACGAGAACAAAGGGCCGCAGGTTGCCGGGCAGCGCCCTAAAACAAGACTGACCGACCACAGCATTTGCGATAGCAGTCGGCCTTAGACCACAACTCAATAATAGCACCCCGGATCTGGGCATTGGTCACAACCCGTCCTACCTCGAAGCAGCCCTATTTGAAAGCATTTTATAAGCAGAAAATTTTATTCACAGCTATAAATTTGTGAAAAAGAGTCATCGGCGTGTGAATAAGCAAAGTATTTCGAAACAAACCAGTCACaagaaatacagaaaaataaTGTCGGAATACAGCCATCGGCAGTCACGGTTAAGAAAATTCCACTGTGTAAAAAACCAATTTtagttaattttcaaaattgcagaCCATAAGACTTCTACAAAATATGCAACaacacaaataattattattagaaCTCGAACAAGATTGCGCAATACCATACAAAAATGAATCAAGAATTAGAAAAGACCATCCATTGATCAGAGCTAGTAACAGATGGCACTGTACATTATTATTTGAGCTTACCATTCTCAATATAGGAGACAAAACAAGGGGGATTGTTACAAAATGGAGCACATTCCTGCCATTACCGAACTGCCCATTGGGATTTTTATCATGTCAtgttatttttcttcaaattttaaacaataacaaaaaattatgtcacaattttttttctacattttgatggaaaatgataaatatttcacattAGATATTCATTCTGCTAATTTCAGCAAAGGATGAATTAAATAATTCCATATATTGTCATAACAACaatccaaaattttttttcatcaacaGCACTATGTCGGAAGTGTTATGATTTACATGATGTATTTAGCAGTAATTTACCATTTGgagaaactgaaaaaatatcaattgtaCCTAATTTTTCGTTCTAATCAAACCATGATGGCAAATTAACATCAAAAGGTAGTGTTTTGATTAAAACAGATGACTATCAACACCaaagtttaaatattatattatcagTATGgccaaaacaaaaaatggatgccatatgatatttttataaaagtaGACACACTCAGAATTAGTAAGAACCAGCGAATCATAGGACAGAAAATCGCTTTTTCACTTTATAGTAAATCAAACAGACcatttataacaaataaatgCATTTTTGTATAACAAATGCTGTTGAGAAGAACAAAATTAAGTAAAATTTACCTGTTAAGCTGCGGTAATCGCGTAcagcaaaaaagaaaattgatgCGGCAgagaatttaaaaatgaaaaagcaaaaaaaacaaCGAAAGCGACATTCAAAATATGTATTAGAACTTTCAGTGTTAGCTAAAGACGAGGGTGACAGCAAAAACGCGAAGGAACAAGATcgtagaaaaatatatttttgtaccaATGGGGGTGATGACGTGTAACTGCCTCATCAATAGCGATGTTATAGATATAGATAATGGCACGCGCACCCACAATAAATAATAGGAATGGATGAAATCGTTGCGACAAAATTCTCCGCTATAATTTTTTGGCAATGATGGAAATAATACAGTAAAAATAAGAACTTTGTACTCAACTAGATGAAATTAATATCATTGCATATTGCACTTTTAAGGGGATAAATTTACAACGTGATTGAACACGGTCCAAACAAAATCCGAACAACATCTATGGAACTCGACTGAATAGATCCCCTAGTTTCACACAGAATTACTACAACACATAGAACTAATCATTATTCACACAAAAGGCAGGAAAAATACCATATACGGGTAGGTAGCGATGTTTTTGACGACACCAAAAATAGGCGCATATTTCCGCTGCTGGGCTTTTTTATTGTCCAGCGAGCGAGAACATTTGCCACGTGATTAGCTAACACTGTTTTTGCGAGAATAATtcgaaaaaatatacaatatcaaaAAACAGATCTCGATTTTTTCTTTTGtgagtatttttatttattcagtcATATTGTGCCATAAAGACAGATCGAAAAACCAAATTTCGACTTCGAAAACAACCAAATATGCAACATTGTGAACTTGAAATCCACAATTTCATATTAGGTAAAAGCAATTACCAATACAAGCATTATGCTTCGTACTGTTATGCTATATCATCATTTCACCTTCTGAACACATTCACCCGATATGATTTCatttacattttcattttttaagtcTTCTTCTGGCTTGTCTTACACGTCTACCCCCGGGGGTGGCACCAGATGGTGCAGCATTGAATGGGTTTGCGTTTGGCGTACTTCCGGTGAACGCTGCGTTTGGCGCACTTCCGGTGAACGCGTTCTGAGATGCagccggttgagaaccactaaaacaaaaaaaacttaaatttaCCATTGTTACTGAAACTAAGTTGGCATGACGGCTAAAAATCTGGGGTTCAAAACCTATGCCCTTCACCCCAACccgggtgtaataaattgggtaggtaaTGTCGGAATGGGAAAACTTCCAAAATTAGTAGCTCACAACTTTCTTGCGTACAGCCTTTGTTCAGAGTGAGAAGGACCACTGGAAGAGGTGAATAATTAAAATTCAATCTCGTTATTACGCAATGCCGGATGAGAAGGCCTCATTTACTCCAAAATATAGTAGCCTTATACCCCGACATGTACCAAATCCGGCTCGCTGGGCAATTCAATCCGGCCCGCCTGATGCCGgcacaaccaaactaaatccaaattttgatgttttagctaaaaatagctcaaagaatttgttgagtttgcgattaaattttgttttggcttgaggcttattgttttccacttttgcttttgtaacaatgtaaatattgttccgAAAATGCAACTTTTTACTTCGCACATGGCCTGCCAGTCCAGGTGGGCAAAATTGTTGGCCCTTGGTTCAGaaaccttgctcacccctgTTCATACCTATCAGTGATTGCTTCTGTAAAGCCCAGTTCACAGGAAAAGACGTACATACGAATATGTCCTATTTTAGAGGTGAaggtgaataaaaaaaattgcataaaaaaCTATTCAACTTACGAAAAATTGAAAGACGATGGGGCTGTAGAAGCTCCAAAATTAAAACCAGTTGATTGTTGCTGTTGTGTGTTATTGCTTGCTGGATTATTTCCACCAAAAACAAACATTCCTGACTTGTTTTCAGCAGGTTGTTCTGGTTTCGACTGGTTAGATCCGGCTCCAAACTGGAACATGCCATTGCTTTGATTGGATGAAGAGTTGCCAAACTGAAATCCTGCTGCTGGGGCAGCCGAGGCTggttattttaaaaaaagtttttgagagttaaatttgaaaatcttatGATCAGACTGGGGTATCAGCAAATTTGGTCAATATTTCATTGCGCTCTGGTGAAGATTAACATGGCGCCCTTGTCAGTCTTTGCGTTTACTTGACCCCTTGACCTGAGTTCGCGAATAAATTTTTACATAATTACAACCAAGCTTTATAAATTGCTTAGATTCTGCAAAGCCAAAAAGTTACAATACAttaaactagatagcgatcagagaccgccgacttatcgatcttgcgGTTTTGATTCCTTCGCTCAGACTTCCTTCGCGACACTGCATGTCCcatcaataattaattaataactcgctaattatacgacataattcatccaaaacctcgctttcgtgagatatcgcgtaacatacgaaagtggaacaaacagacaaatacctatcaatatacttagcgattgatcgagatcgataagtgaTGAAAATCTACTTACTGGCATTAAAAGCTGGCGGAGGTTTATTAGGCGTTCCTCCAAACACAGGGGCTGCACTGCTCGCACCAAAATTGAAGCCGCTTTGTTGTGCAGGTGCAGCGTTCTGTTCGTTGTTTCCTCCGAATTGAAATCCACCAAAAGCTGAAGTAGGAGGAAAAAGATTTAGGGAGAGAAGATTTGTTAAACTTAGCCTGTGAAATTATAAAGTTTAAAAAAGCAAAACTTAAAAAGCTCGATTTCAAAGTATTTATGAGGGTTCACAgtgcttcgaaaaggttggaaATTACTGTTATAAAAAGGGTCGTTGAGTCGTGAGTTTGGCAACTTCTCATTGATTCTAGAGTCCGAGTCATATTTTTAAACTCTTCCAGTCAAGGGTCAAAGTTGAGGtaaaaatttcagatttttcaaGAGTCATACCTTCAGACGAAGCCAAAAATACTGCGAAAAAATGAGTAAAGTTAACTAAGCATTCGCAGAAAGCAATTGAAACTGGATCAGAGCTTGTCGAGACGTTTGAAGACGAAGATATATTGACGCCCCTAACAAAAGAATTTAAGAATCGGACTACCTGGCGTTTTTTGTTGTGATGGCTCATTATTAGAAGATGCACCGAAAGCAAATGAAGGTTTTGGTATTCCAGGATTTGCGTTGTTTGTCAACTGAGCTCCGAACGGAGGCGGCGGATTACGGTTGGTGCCAAACATTCCGGTAGATTCTGTAGAGCTAGTCTGTCCGAACGGAGACGGCTGTACAGACGCCGAATTAGAACTTCCAAAAGGCTGAGAATTACTTGACGCTGTACTCGCCCCGAACGGGGTACTTCCAAAAACCCCACCTAAAAAAACAAACGAACACTAAGAAAACTATCATTTACTTTACCCTACATTTTAAtgtaattttcaaatacctGATGGTAATGAAACTGCAGGAGCAGGAGATCCGAAACCGAAACCCCCAAATGTCGATTTTGGCGGTTCAGCTGCTGGTGCGTTAGTCTGTTGGTTGGTGGCACCGAATCCAGAAAAGGTGGATGGCTTGTTTGCATCATTAGctgaaaatggttattttcattttagtgaGTAACTAACATAAAGAGAGAATgtgatatttaaattttgtcaaaatgACAGAAATCTATCAATTATTATTAACACCTGGAGCATAACAAATTGGATGATATAGCCTACGAAACGGAGAGTAAAAATGACGGACACATTCTCaaacattacaaaaatttcATCACACTCTATACTCCTCTCCAAATGGAGAGTATAATAAATTGTATCGGCCGTTTTaggattaaaatttttcaaagtagAAACCGGAATTTCGCTGCTGAGTGCAAGCTCCCACATTGCGAGCCATTAGCTATTCGAATCTCGAGTCACCGACTCCAGTCTTCTCAACATTGCAGAGAGTGCTTTCTTAAGTTTTATGTGAGGTATTGGCAATCTTAATTCAataagaaaaaacaaaatacctcCAGTAGATTGATTTCCAAAACCTGTGAATCCGGTTGAGACAGGTTTATCCTGTTGTTTTCCGAAGCTAAAAGTTGGCTTTGATTCTTGAGCAGAAGCCGATTGTGCTAATCCAAATAATGTCTTGTTGGCAGCTGCATTAGAACTGCAAGTCGGATTTGCAGGTTCTGTTGCATTGGAACCACTGAACTGGAAAGTTCCGCCAGACTGTGCTGGCTTGTTTTGTCCAAATGAGAAAGTCGATGCTGCGGATTTCTGTTCTTCTGGTTTAGTAGGTGcttcagaaaaataaaaaaatttaaaaactaaaattataattttttttatatatttttttcttgattgATACATACCTTGAACAGTAGGGGCTTTGAAACCACCAAACCCTCCTAAACTTGAATTAGCTAGCGTTGTTTGCGATAACGGATTGGTAGACACCCCGAATGTAGGTATTGTAGCAGTATTTGACACTGTTTGAAATAGAACAATTATTAGTTAACAATTACTAGTTTTGTTAGTGTTTGATATGCGAGTGTAAAAAGATGAGTGATATTCTAAAAAATGGGAAATACCAGTACCTGGAGCAGTGCTCAGAGTAGGCTGTGCCGAGAAAGCAGTTGATGATGGCTTTGTTTCATTTCCTAGTGGAGGGGTAGATGATGCAGGTGCTTGAACACCAAATTTAAAACCAGATGATTCTGGTGCAGAAGACGTTGGTTGCTGGGCACCAAAAGTAAATCCAGGTTGTTTGACATCTTTTGCAACTGGTTCTGTACAATGAGATAAATATGATTCAAATTTTGGGAAAACATACACACGGTAGTACTAAAACTGCTGGATGTATATGTGAGGTTACCCCCCTTAAACGAAGTATAGGGTGACCCCAAAAAAACTGAACCCAGTCCATTTATAACATATTGTATGGGTTCGGTTTTTTGGGGCTAGCCTGTATAACTGACAACATTTATGATTCAGTAACATTATGATAGTTTGTTTACCGATTAAATGTGGGCATGGTGGTTGAAGCGTTAAACtaaaccagtggtcggcaaactgcgcctgcgggccaaatatgGCCCGCAAAcaaatttttcgcggccctcAATCGACGTCAGAAATAGCAGGGTGGTCATAATTACGTGGCAATCGTTTAAAAATAGAAACTGCTGCCGCGTGCTGCCATCAATTTGCATATTTGTCCCAGTAGTACACAAAGTTTGTCGACCACTACTAAACTCACACGGCAAGTTAAAAACTTTGGTTCAAATCCTAGGTCCGTCACCTCACCCAGggcgtaataaattgggtaggcattAGGCAATGTCCGACCAGAAAAATTCTGCCCTGTCCAAACTGTGCTAGATTCGTACCCAGAAGTGACTGCTTgcgcagagccttgttcagagcaaaagtaTGCCATATGAAAAGCGTTTatatcataaaacaaaatttaatgtgGAATTTTCATTCAGTAAATGAGTTGTGAGTTTGAATGAAAAGTTTAGAAACCTCGAGTTACCATCAAATAccacaaaacaccaaaattttAATAGATTACGACTAACCAGAAGACGCGTTATTCGTTTTTGGAACTCCAAAACTGAACAAGCCTGTAGTTTTCGGTTTCTCGGGTTCAGTTGAGCACGGTTGTTCAGTTGAGACGGGCGGTTTCACCCCAAACGTAGGAGCCGATATTCCAGGTTTTTGTTCAGTAGAACCAAAAGTGGGTGCAGATGCAGCAGCGGGGGCTCCGAATTGAAATGAGGGATTTGATGAAGCAGGCGGCTCTGAAACCAAATAAAGATTTGCAACCTGTTATGGTCAAACCATAAAACCGGCAAATGTAAATTTGCCAATTTTATTAGAGAAAGGATGATAGCCTCTCTGCCTATCTTTTCTATACACACCTGCGTTAGTTTGTGAGATTGTTGGATCCTGTTTTGGTTTTTCTTCGTTCTTGTTTTCAATTGTGATTTTGCTAGTTTCCACTTGAGCTTTTACGTCGGGTATTCCGAATTTTATTATTCCAGCCGACGCATCTCCGAATTTGAAGGAAGTGTTCAGCTCTTTTTTAGTTCCTGGTATTGAAAATAACCCTTATCATAGGATTCACAAAAAGTGTCTTTTATCGAACATAGGCCATATATAGACCATGTCTAAACAGCATGTTTCATCACACAAAAATAGAGTTTGTAGGGCACAAGCCACATATGTAAATGGATTATATCTATACAGCGCACTTATCAATGGCACATACTTAGACTAGCATATATTTAGTGTTGAAATTTCGAAGTATCGCAAGTCTAAGAACTTGAGTTCAAGAATTGACTCAAACCCTctgaatattataataaatataacttgaaaAATGTGAAGAAATGAGTAGATAAAGAGTAGTAAAAACATGAGTGAGTGTTTTGTTCGAATGAGTATGTGTAACATTAAAGAAAACCAAAACtcaattttcatataaaattttctTACCAGGATGTAAATTTAAATTGGTTTATAGTTTTACCTGGTTTAGGACTTTCACACGCCTCGCATGTTTTCCGCTCTGGATTATTTTTGACCATACAGACTTCACATTCCCACGACCCAGGAGCTTTTTTGAATAAAGATCCTAAACTAGGCTTGGTGGTACTATCCGCAGCACTAAAACAATAGCATATGAATAATATTTCGCAATAGAGCGTAGCGTGTTGTACATTCAACAACTTTTAATTAGCGATTTATGCTTGTGTTTTATTCCATACAGTCAGGGTTATGAAGTCGTAGTTTCGTATGTTCATATTGATGTTGGGGTCGAAGGTCAAGTTGAAATTTAAAACTCTCTCAGGGCCAGAACTTTACACTTTTATTGGCAATAATCAAATGTAATATTTCCAACAGAAACTCAATAAATATTCGAACGGAATAAGCATTTTCAGCagacaaataaaaaaagaatgtaTTTTCGTTACTCAAATTTAGCCTTCTTGGAATTCGAAACAACAAGAAAGTTTGATTCGATCATATTCATATTTCAAAGTATTCGTAAATTAATTGATCGCCTTTTTGGTCATATTTTGTgaaatcaattttcaaaacgATCATAAAAACATAATAGTACACAGAAAAATGACACTCACCTTTTTGATGGCATTCCGAATTTAAACGTTGGGGCTTTTTCTGATGTATTGGAAGAAACGTTGTTTGGCAAACTTGCTGAAGCCCCAGATTTTGGGGTTTGACAAGCTTCGCATGTCGAATTAGAAGCGTCATTACGCAGAAAACAGGACTCGCAATTCCACGACCCTGTCGGTTTTTTAAACATCGAACCAAGACTTTTTTGGTCGTTATTATCCGATTCTTTATTCGGTTTGATACCAAAAGAAAATTTAGGGTTCGTTGGGGCGATATTGGTGTTACCAGAACCAAAAAGACCCCCGCTGAGTTTTTTCGGTGCGTTCGTGACAGCGGAGCCAGGTTTTGGTGTTTCACATGCCTCGCATTTTCCGTTTTCAGCGTCATTCTGTACCATGCATATGTCACACCTCCATCCCTTATTGTTAGATGTTAAGGCTTGCAGTGGTTTTATGGCACCGCCAGGTTTTGGAGTCGCGCATGCCACACAACTACTTGTGGCATCATCGTTTTGTAGCATACAGACGTCACACCTCCATCCGGATTTATTTTGTGTTAGAGGTGGCAAACTTGATGATCCACTTGTTAATGGACTTGAGGTAGAGTCTGCCTTTGTTTTCTTTCCACCTGTATATGATTAAGAAGTAATAACGACAAGAAATGAGTGGAGGAAGAGTAGCTTAATTTGTGAGTGACTTTTTAGAGAAGACAAAATAAAAACCTTAGGAGCTCAAACAATTCTGAATAATATTGTAAAAAGATACCATAATGGAAATAATTGTCGTTTTGAatagattataaaaaaaatgttgaatatgcACAAGTCAATATACAGCTTGCCCAATAGAAAGtcaaatgataaaatttttgaatcatCGAAACTTAATGGACATGAAAGTGACATGTATGTATGCATATTCACAGAGATAGTATTTTACAACATGAAATATTAGGATTAAAATTTGATGTTATAATTTTgctaaaaattaaatgaaattggAATAATCAACTAAAATGAACAATTCTGTATTCCTAACTATTTGTTAACAATTGATGTGTATTTGTGTCGCCTGTCACTGCCTAGTCTAGTTGGACCTATGTTAGTAATACATGATAAAATTTTCGGGCACACATTGTATGTCCATTACCTCACGGTAGACACTGGAGCAGGGGTAGGCAAGGTTTCTGGACCGGGGTCCACAAATTATGCCGacccagactggcgggccatgtaagtgtgacataaaaagtcTCGTtacatgaacaatatttaaaattgttacaaatgcaaaagtagaaaacaataggcttgtgccaaaactaaatttaatcgccatctcaacaaatttttttgctaaaacatcaaaaattggttttagttggttgtgacagcatcaAGGCGGGCCGGATTGATTTTTCTGACAGGTCGAGTCTAGCCCACGGGCCGTAATGCACTAGGCAATGTCAAAACCAATAGTTTCCAAAATAGTAGCAATCTTATCAGAGCCTTGTTAAGAGAGAAGAGTAAAAAATCCCATACTCTTACCTAAGATATCCATTACACTGCCAGCTTTGAGCGCTTCAGATGAAGTAACAATACCATCTGACGACGAATTGGCTGCGTTGTTTGGAGTAGCTAACGGTGAAGATCTTCTCTTAGTTGCTTTCACAGCCGAGACAATTTTAGGATCAGGTGCGAACATCAATGTTGGTGTGCTATTTTTGCTACCGGAATTAAAATTGGAACCGGGACGAGCTTTGGGGGTTTCTGGGAAAAATGAAGTCGTTTAAAGTTATATGAATACTGAAACTGAAAGACCTAGAGTTTGGGATCCAAATTCCGAATTTTCTGGCAGATTTGCAGCCTATTGAAGTCAAAATTGTTAGGACAAACTCAAGAAAATACACGAAAATAGTCGTCCATAGCGCACAGGCAATTACCCGAGATCGAGCAAGCGTTTTCTCCTCCAAATTTTAAATGAAGACTCACAACCTTACTTTGAGCGAACATTTACAACATAACACCTATGTTCTGATCTTCTTTATATAGCAAATTTGTAAGAATTATTATTAAACACCAAGCTGTCTGATACATACGGTAAATGAAGTATTtagtaattatattttcttaCCCTGCTCATCTCCGATTGATGAACTCTTTGTAGGTGGAGAACTAAATTGAAACTTtggctgaaaaaataaaatacaagaaTAAGAATGTTATTAACTTATTGTATTAAATATTATGACAAAGAGAGTGCactttctttacttctgagtgagtgcattaGACCTTACTTTGAGCGAGATGCGAGTTCTTTGGAAAAACATTCAATGcatcaaaaaataattgtaaaaaatattcaaaaaaggatatctaaaaattcgaaatatttcTGCACATTCAAAACATGTcgaaaaaaataagtaaaacaattattttcctGGAATTCGGCACAAATAATATGAAACAGTTAGTTAGTAAAACATCAAACAATATCCCAACTTACTGTATTAGTAGTAGATGATTGTACTTTCCCATTATCTGTGTTCGTGGTTTTCACTAAAGGTGACGCGAAGTTAAATTCAGGCTGATTCGAT
This genomic interval from Styela clava chromosome 15, kaStyClav1.hap1.2, whole genome shotgun sequence contains the following:
- the LOC120333756 gene encoding uncharacterized protein LOC120333756 isoform X2, with translation MADIPNTGGGKIRSRRAASSRKPYSRASSQKKTLFSRVTDTFKNLLNPFTPKWLTNRMNHETDDQGSPSTRQNQVDRDDRPSTSSNHQETHSCTNSNRGSPIQPRPPLFSSKISSSSVQCFVTPPDTPPVSQQNLTPSASTSLSRSGGSRKAGKEDLLKHLNTMSSKRVKIDSESPIESESSFLRKEMKYLSANDNASVASSSGCSSSMQASQRTNTSDNEGTGSQKNLWTSSMDSLASSRTSSSHQQPTMTSHKRPRFNPAIFGMPAVGSSSAPDLNQSSFYNGPVQFGGANASGRSGHFATPYKIPSVTKVKVRHINHQRTPVRSSMHSTRNTKSELEESSATGMSSTAKKILQTLEKMSSPLNDARRIPMTRTPSSFMADRQKRRTIGGSSRLGTSMLQPPPTVGISSPSTARLRRRSHMPMNNSLLVRKQPQFSERREMDDTRDDPGPSTIAIPDSKSISVRGLPGPISSMTSSASMPKRNSRSSFGNEGYGGGGGGKMKSQKRTSAHYSSTQNDEEEMSEVPDLPNVPLPLSNLPSFNFGKSMMTSTPTIRPAEKKKSQLESNQPEFNFASPLVKTTNTDNGKVQSSTTNTPKFQFSSPPTKSSSIGDEQETPKARPGSNFNSGSKNSTPTLMFAPDPKIVSAVKATKRRSSPLATPNNAANSSSDGIVTSSEALKAGSVMDILGGKKTKADSTSSPLTSGSSSLPPLTQNKSGWRCDVCMLQNDDATSSCVACATPKPGGAIKPLQALTSNNKGWRCDICMVQNDAENGKCEACETPKPGSAVTNAPKKLSGGLFGSGNTNIAPTNPKFSFGIKPNKESDNNDQKSLGSMFKKPTGSWNCESCFLRNDASNSTCEACQTPKSGASASLPNNVSSNTSEKAPTFKFGMPSKSAADSTTKPSLGSLFKKAPGSWECEVCMVKNNPERKTCEACESPKPGTKKELNTSFKFGDASAGIIKFGIPDVKAQVETSKITIENKNEEKPKQDPTISQTNAEPPASSNPSFQFGAPAAASAPTFGSTEQKPGISAPTFGVKPPVSTEQPCSTEPEKPKTTGLFSFGVPKTNNASSEPVAKDVKQPGFTFGAQQPTSSAPESSGFKFGVQAPASSTPPLGNETKPSSTAFSAQPTLSTAPVSNTATIPTFGVSTNPLSQTTLANSSLGGFGGFKAPTVQAPTKPEEQKSAASTFSFGQNKPAQSGGTFQFSGSNATEPANPTCSSNAAANKTLFGLAQSASAQESKPTFSFGKQQDKPVSTGFTGFGNQSTGANDANKPSTFSGFGATNQQTNAPAAEPPKSTFGGFGFGSPAPAVSLPSGGVFGSTPFGASTASSNSQPFGSSNSASVQPSPFGQTSSTESTGMFGTNRNPPPPFGAQLTNNANPGIPKPSFAFGASSNNEPSQQKTPAFGGFQFGGNNEQNAAPAQQSGFNFGASSAAPVFGGTPNKPPPAFNATSAAPAAGFQFGNSSSNQSNGMFQFGAGSNQSKPEQPAENKSGMFVFGGNNPASNNTQQQQSTGFNFGASTAPSSFNFSGSQPAASQNAFTGSAPNAAFTGSTPNANPFNAAPSGATPGGRRVRQARRRLKK